DNA from Daucus carota subsp. sativus chromosome 1, DH1 v3.0, whole genome shotgun sequence:
TTTAAGAAAGCACACGGATAGCGAATCTGAGCCGTCCAATCTAATAACAACCCTCTCTCTTCGCCTATATAAACATTATCATCCCCATCTTACCCACCTGTCTATTCACAAACTTTCATCTTTCGAGGAGCAAGAAAAGAAGAACAAGTCGCCAAACAACTCACAGGAGAAttaagaggtatgcatctctctctctctctctctctctctctctctctccatctctctgtTATGTGCTGTTTCGTTATTCGATTTTCACTCTCTATGGTGTCTTTGTATTAGTTTGTTTTGTAATttgcccaattgagtcaattagggtTATGGTTTACCTGTTTCATTGTGAATTTCGTGTTTCGTTGATTGATTATGTTGATTAGGGGATTGAATCACATGTCTTCGTTTTAATTTGTTCTGCAATTGGTTAAGTATATGTAAAATAGGGTTTCAGCGAATGATTCAATTGGGGAAAGTGAATTTCAATTTATTCAACCGAGTAATTAcaaaattcacatatgttcgATATATTACAAGTTTGTGATTGAAAAATTGTAATTTGATAGTAGATTGGGGGAATTGTTTATGGTTATTGAAAGTCTTCGTCTCATATTTCTGAATCTTGTCATGTTATTTCAGATGGCCCGTACAAAACAAACCGCCCGTAAGTCAACCGGAGGGAAGGCCCCCAGGAAGCAGCTTGCAACCAAGGCTGCTCGCAAGTCTGCTCCCACTACTGGAGGAGTCAAGAAGCCTCACAGATACAGACCTGGAACCGTTGCTCTGCGGTATATATCTATCAATTTGTCATGTCCTTGTAATCAGTTTTGTTATTGATGTATTGGGTTTCTAATTGTACTTGTTGTTGTTGTGTAGTGAAATTCGCAAGTACCAGAAGAGTACCGAGCTGTTGATCAGGAAGCTCCCGTTCCAGAGACTGGTGAGGGAAATTGCTCAGGACTTCAAGACCGACCTTCGTTTCCAGAGCCACGCTGTCTTGGCTCTCCAGGAGGCTGCGGAGGCTTACTTGGTGGGTCT
Protein-coding regions in this window:
- the LOC108205287 gene encoding histone H3.3 isoform X1: MVIESLRLIFLNLVMLFQMARTKQTARKSTGGKAPRKQLATKAARKSAPTTGGVKKPHRYRPGTVALREIRKYQKSTELLIRKLPFQRLVREIAQDFKTDLRFQSHAVLALQEAAEAYLVGLFEDTNLCAIHAKRVTIMPKDIQLARRIRGERA
- the LOC108205287 gene encoding histone H3.3 isoform X2; the encoded protein is MARTKQTARKSTGGKAPRKQLATKAARKSAPTTGGVKKPHRYRPGTVALREIRKYQKSTELLIRKLPFQRLVREIAQDFKTDLRFQSHAVLALQEAAEAYLVGLFEDTNLCAIHAKRVTIMPKDIQLARRIRGERA